The following proteins are encoded in a genomic region of Cryptomeria japonica chromosome 11, Sugi_1.0, whole genome shotgun sequence:
- the LOC131860393 gene encoding uncharacterized protein LOC131860393 yields MEDVTGNLVALRATYNGLDNDFKGSVPFREYVDMMNTLLPKKEYRREQDISGRELKNKISKFTAPTFDGTSKSSARAWLQKLQTFFILNPMKEHDAVQFATLHLEDATYDWWYHGMTTQGHGHVTTFDEFSQRVIDRFDLKDEEEYFKELSKLRQTKSVNEYVEEFQKLVVMVPDISKKRIIYLFLDGLEDPIKGLVKAFSPSTLQEAIKRSLQLETSMPKKPVTNQKPPNLWQHKGNFQKKTFPPPPSKNVTNTTNKKVDEETKSELRRKKLCFTCREPWVPGHRCLGKGQVHYIEVASESDSDENEEFHDTKEVEEEEKEKEVSKGGTLAALSGVPRYHPFRIRGVLAGQRMIVLLDSGATHNFIDEDFVIKRGLKAEDFEGFNVTVADGFTMPCTFVVKQLKMTSGDYELCDDFYVVGIGEIDIVLGVQWLHSIGGYYMNHQTMEFKFQSNGKEVLLRGLSNGAPRVVTTKRIERTFRRGQVAWAAGIIIHPTNSSKGQGNFHFEIQKILDKHSLVFNDLPLGLPPDRGFEHVIELEQGTKPVITTPYCHPRGYKEEIEKNIKELLDMGFIRPSSIPFASSMVLVKKKDGTMRMCIDYKALNKKTIKKSKTWKEHLEHIDTILGILEQQSFYAKLSKCEFGLTEILYLGHVISCKGVQVDQQKIQAILDWPPPTSLTQLRGLFGLCSYYRRFVKGLLAAPLTDLTKKGAFVWTEMVQKIFDKLKERLLNLWRRRPKDGSLQVSRKAKDGSLRLFHVQAHVEFAFVPNSADLCVFWPFFY; encoded by the exons ATGGAAGATGTTACCGGAAATCTGGTTGCATTGAGGGCCACTTATAATGGCTTGGATAATGACTTTAAGGGTTCAGTTCCTTTCAGAGAATATGTGGACATGATGAATACTTTGTTGCCCAAGAAAGAGTATAGGAGAGAGCAGGACATAAGTGGAAGAGAACTCAAAAATAAAATAAGCAAATTCACAGCCCCTACCTTTGATGGAACAAGCAAAAGTTCTGCTAGAGCATGGTTACAAAAGTTacaaactttcttcattcttaaTCCTATGAAGGAGCATGATGCTGTTCAGTTTGCAACACTACACTTGGAAGATGCAACTTATGATTGGTGGTATCATGGAATGACTACTCAAGGCCATGGTCATGTAACTACTTTTGATGAGTTTAGTCAAAGAGTGATAGATAGGTTTGATCTCAAGGACGAGGAAGAGTATTTTAAAGAATTGTCAAAGTTGAGACAAACCAAATCAGTTAATGAGTATgtagaagaatttcaaaagctaGTTGTTATGGTACCTGATATATCTAAAAAGAGAATCATTTATCTTTTCCTTGATGGTCTTGAAGATCCAATTAAGGGCTTGGTTAAGGCTTTCTCACCCTCAACTTTACAGGAAGCCATCAAAAGAAGTTTGCAGCTTGAAACTTCAATGCCTAAGAAACCAGTGACAAATCAAAAGCCTCCAAATCTTTGGCAACATAAGGGAAATTTTCAGAAAAAGACTTTTCCACCACCACCATCAAAGAATGTGACAAATACAACAAACAAGAAGGTAGATGAAGAGACTAAGAGTGAACTTCGACGGAAAAAGCTTTGTTTCACTTGTAGGGAGCCATGGGTTCCAGGACATAGGTGTTTGGGAAAAGGTCAAGTGCACTATATTGAGGTTGCTTCAGAATCTGATTCAGATGAGAATGAGGAATTTCATGACACTaaggaagtagaagaagaagagaaagaaaaagaagtcagCAAGGGTGGCACTTTGGCAGCATTATCAGGAGTCCCGAGATATCATCCTTTCCGCATCCGAGGGGTATTAGCAGGGCAGAGGATGATAGTCCTACTAGATAGTGGGGCAACTCACAATTTTATAGATGAGGATTTTGTCATAAAAAGAGGACTTAAAGCAGAAGATTTTGAAGGGTTCAATGTCACTGTAGCCGATGGATTCACTATGCCTTGCACATTTGTGGTAAAGCAACTCAAGATGACTTCGGGAGACTATGAGCTTTGTGATGACTTCTATGTTGTTGGAATTGGAGAAATAGATATTGTATTGGGTGTTCAATGGTTACACTCTATTGGGGGCTATTACATGAACCATCAAACAATGGAGTTCAAGTTCCAGTCCAATGGGAAAGAAGTCCTATTAAGGGGCTTATCAAATGGAGCACCCAGGGTGGTCACTACAAAGAGGATAGAGAGGACCTTTCGAAGAGGACAAGTAGCATGGGCAGCAGGAATCATAATCCACCCCACGAACTCTTCCAAGGGACAAGGTAATTTCCATTTTGAAATTCAGAAAATTCTTGATAAGCATAGTCTAGTTTTCAATGATTTGCCCCTAGGATTACCACCAGATAGGGGATTTGAGCATGTTATAGAATTAGAACAAGGTACAAAACCTGTTATAACTACTCCATACTGCCATCCAAGGGGTTATAAAGAGGAAATAGAAAAGAATATTAAGGAACTCTTGGACATGGGATTCATAAGGCCTAGCTCTATCCCATTTGCATCTTCTATGGTACTTGTGAAGAAAAAGGATGGTACAATGAGAATGTGTATAGATTACAAGGCCCTAAACAAGAAGACCATAAAAAAAAG tAAAACATGGAAAGAGCATCTAGAGCATATAGATACTATTTTGGGCATCTTGGAGCAGCAATCCTTCTATGCTAAattatccaaatgtgagtttggtttGACTGAGATTCTATACTTGGGACATGTTATAAGCTGCAAGGGAGTACAGGTTGATCAACAAAAGATTCAAGCaattttggattggccaccaccCACCAGTCTTACACAGTTGAGGGGGTTATTTGGGTTGTGTAGCTACTATAGAAGGTTTGTCAAAGGATTGCTTGCTGCCCCTTTGACTGATTTGACTAAGAAAGGAGCCTTTGTATGGACAGAAATGGTACAGAAAATATTTGATAAACTTAAGGAG AGGCTGCTAAACCTGTGGAGAAGGAGACCCAAAGATGGGAGTTTGCAGGTTTCTAGGAAGGCTAAGGATGGGAGTTTGAGGCTCTTCCATGTGCAAGCTCATGTAGAGTTTGCCTTTGTGCCAAACAGTGCAGATTTGTGTGTGTTTTGG CCATTTTTCTATTAA